One Streptosporangium sp. NBC_01495 DNA window includes the following coding sequences:
- a CDS encoding YcxB family protein, translated as MMGTTSDEGGMVDFTVRYEPTPDEVARALQQGFKRQLKVTYLVLPSVLIVSGLVCILVDAVGLGVGMLVGAVVFPLVLTRSIGRTAKRQLTHLCVPTTLRMTSDGYECRTDRFTTTMQWSLFGRVETTPEFWLFFVNKQCTGFLPRRAFDSEQQAELDGFFAARQNAGVA; from the coding sequence ATGATGGGGACCACCTCAGATGAAGGCGGCATGGTGGACTTCACGGTCAGATACGAACCCACTCCCGACGAAGTGGCGCGAGCGCTCCAACAGGGCTTCAAACGACAACTCAAAGTCACCTATCTGGTGCTGCCGTCGGTTCTGATCGTGTCGGGCCTCGTCTGCATCCTGGTTGATGCCGTCGGCCTGGGGGTCGGCATGCTCGTCGGAGCGGTCGTGTTCCCGCTCGTGCTGACCCGGTCGATCGGCCGGACCGCCAAGCGACAGCTCACACACCTCTGCGTGCCGACCACCCTCCGGATGACCAGCGACGGGTACGAGTGTCGAACCGACCGATTCACCACCACGATGCAGTGGTCCCTGTTCGGACGAGTTGAGACCACCCCCGAGTTCTGGTTGTTCTTCGTGAACAAGCAGTGCACGGGCTTCCTCCCCAGACGCGCCTTCGACAGCGAGCAACAGGCCGAACTCGACGGCTTCTTCGCCGCGCGTCAGAACGCAGGGGTCGCCTGA
- a CDS encoding CU044_5270 family protein — protein MNELTELERMCAEVAPASPHALALGRNRLLTATRTSTTRTPHRWPRLAVTGALALTMAVGLIAVNVTGETPSQPSAVAAAAVLDRAAEAAEAKPDPTPRDDQFVYVKKAQWSGAPGSTPHAYTDERWESVDGSRAGLRIEHGKRAVIPPPKPGEYHILPIRYTELRALPTDPDELLAHMRKLYTRNLLAKDSDEGVARYLAGLLANPVLPSDLRPAAYRALAKVPGTRVLQDVLDVTDRRGLGIAWEPGSEFGGSEMILILDPHTFAYLGTRHTYVEDVGRDGVAEGDKIVDWAAQLAVGVTDTAGAQP, from the coding sequence ATGAACGAACTGACCGAACTCGAACGGATGTGTGCCGAAGTGGCGCCCGCCTCACCACATGCGCTGGCCTTGGGCCGCAACCGGCTACTCACCGCCACGCGCACGAGCACGACCAGGACGCCTCACCGGTGGCCGCGGCTCGCGGTTACCGGCGCGCTCGCCCTTACCATGGCCGTCGGGCTGATCGCTGTGAACGTAACGGGGGAGACGCCGAGTCAGCCGTCCGCCGTCGCAGCCGCCGCCGTACTCGATCGAGCAGCCGAGGCGGCAGAGGCCAAGCCCGATCCCACCCCACGCGACGACCAATTCGTCTATGTCAAGAAGGCGCAGTGGTCCGGGGCGCCCGGCAGCACCCCTCACGCCTATACCGACGAACGGTGGGAATCTGTCGACGGCAGCCGCGCGGGGCTGAGGATCGAACACGGCAAGCGCGCGGTGATTCCCCCGCCCAAGCCGGGCGAGTACCACATCCTGCCGATCCGCTACACCGAGCTACGGGCGCTCCCGACCGACCCCGACGAACTACTCGCCCACATGCGGAAGCTTTACACACGGAACCTTCTCGCCAAGGACTCCGATGAGGGGGTCGCCAGATACCTCGCCGGATTGCTGGCCAACCCCGTACTCCCCTCAGACCTGCGGCCCGCGGCTTACCGGGCGCTGGCAAAAGTGCCTGGGACACGAGTGCTTCAGGACGTCCTGGACGTGACGGATCGCCGAGGGCTGGGCATCGCGTGGGAACCCGGGTCGGAGTTCGGCGGCTCGGAGATGATCCTCATCCTCGACCCTCACACCTTCGCCTACCTCGGTACCCGCCACACTTACGTAGAGGACGTCGGCCGCGACGGCGTCGCCGAGGGAGACAAGATCGTCGATTGGGCCGCGCAGCTGGCGGTCGGCGTGACGGATACCGCAGGCGCGCAGCCATAG
- a CDS encoding AfsR/SARP family transcriptional regulator translates to MTPGKPVSTESLIRKVWDENPPANARSSLYSHVARLKSHLHGAGEDVRLRGGSGTYSLETDPENIDYHHFRALCSQARSITENGDVDDAFRLYGEAGRLWRGEPLSGLSGSWVVHTRRKLEGDLLAGTVERVELELLHGSNTDLVPELYDLVNRFRFDEKLVELLMLALYRAGRQAEALGAYRQAHRRLVGELGAEPGPGLRALHQRILQGDPALLPQSWRGTSGNTPLTSLPRDVHTFVGRTPEINRLIDEWIREDAVAVLAIDGMAGVGKTALAVHLAHRLADDYPDGVLYLDLLGYDAEHASMDPATALERLLRLLGIPIPDSLDERVARWRTALARRKVLLVLDNAIGHDQVGPLLPGAPGCLVVVTSRRRLAGLDDIHSLSLEVLPPQEGAALFGRVVGSRRALHPDDVVRVVRLCGHLPLAIQLAGSRLRHRPAWSVADLAELLGRNDRRLTEIRAGNRGIIAAFELSFNGLDEWQQRAFWRLGLHPGADITADCAAALLESDRAEAERLLDDLLDHHLISEPRRGRYRFHDLIGEYARLLSNREPESARAEVLRRVLDHYLLMADTADRLLYPHRTRGPAELFHPPGPRPGIATEEQALSWMNAEVDNLLLVTRYAADHGWTGHAALLPRVLGRYLDVWVRWAEAAELHTRAVEAWRELGNHSGTAYALADLSVVRRQTGRHEEALRLADEALTIQRALDDERAIADLLDNSGLVYWQRSEFDVALDCFEQALRLRRALADRHGQAASLTHIGIIHSHRGDYPKATEHLLGALGLYRQDGDRRGQQVALNNIGEIEFKLGNHTTALGHYEEAGSVYPDMGPQNKAIWLNNVANVYQLLNRHADALECYRQALRIYGDIGDRRHEVDALNNIGNCYARMGRDGDALVHHQKALRISTEISERREESQALLSIGGIHHRANHHDAALAHYEKALAVAHAIGDVHQEARTLDEMGTALADVGKEARAEECWRRALDLYESLGVVEAELVRARLAR, encoded by the coding sequence ATGACGCCGGGCAAGCCGGTTTCCACCGAGTCGCTCATCCGCAAGGTGTGGGACGAAAATCCACCGGCCAATGCCCGCAGTAGCCTGTACAGTCACGTCGCCCGGCTGAAGAGCCACCTCCACGGCGCCGGAGAGGACGTGCGGCTGAGAGGTGGTTCGGGGACGTATTCCCTTGAAACAGATCCGGAGAACATCGACTACCATCACTTCCGCGCGCTGTGCTCGCAAGCCCGTTCGATAACCGAAAACGGCGACGTCGACGACGCTTTCCGGTTGTATGGCGAAGCGGGCCGATTGTGGCGGGGAGAGCCGCTGTCCGGACTCTCCGGTTCCTGGGTCGTCCATACCCGCCGAAAGCTCGAAGGCGATCTTCTGGCCGGCACCGTCGAACGCGTCGAACTCGAACTCCTTCACGGCTCGAACACCGACCTCGTGCCGGAACTGTACGACCTGGTCAACCGATTTCGATTCGACGAGAAACTGGTCGAGCTGCTCATGCTGGCGCTCTATCGCGCCGGCCGGCAGGCGGAGGCCCTCGGCGCCTACCGTCAGGCGCACAGGCGTCTCGTCGGAGAGCTCGGCGCCGAACCGGGACCGGGGTTACGGGCACTGCACCAGCGCATCCTCCAGGGCGATCCAGCGCTGCTGCCCCAGTCCTGGCGCGGCACCTCGGGAAACACGCCGCTGACCAGTCTTCCTCGCGACGTCCACACCTTCGTCGGCAGGACGCCCGAGATCAACCGGCTGATCGACGAGTGGATACGGGAGGACGCGGTCGCCGTTCTCGCGATCGACGGCATGGCGGGGGTCGGGAAGACTGCGCTGGCCGTGCACCTGGCCCACCGGCTCGCCGATGACTACCCCGACGGCGTGCTCTATCTCGACCTGCTGGGCTACGACGCCGAGCACGCGTCGATGGACCCGGCGACCGCCCTCGAACGTCTCCTGCGCCTCCTCGGCATTCCGATCCCTGACAGCCTGGACGAGCGGGTGGCGAGGTGGCGCACCGCGCTCGCCCGCCGCAAGGTGCTCCTGGTCCTCGACAACGCCATTGGGCATGATCAGGTCGGCCCCCTCCTGCCGGGGGCACCCGGCTGCCTTGTCGTGGTCACCAGCCGTCGGCGGCTGGCGGGGCTGGACGACATTCACTCGCTCTCCCTGGAGGTGTTGCCGCCGCAGGAGGGGGCCGCCCTCTTCGGCCGCGTCGTGGGTTCGCGGCGCGCGCTCCATCCGGACGATGTCGTGCGGGTCGTGCGGCTCTGCGGCCATCTCCCCCTGGCGATTCAGCTGGCCGGTAGCCGGCTCCGGCACCGGCCCGCTTGGAGCGTGGCCGACCTCGCCGAGCTGCTCGGCAGGAACGACCGGCGGCTGACCGAGATCCGGGCGGGGAACCGCGGGATCATCGCGGCGTTCGAGCTTTCCTTCAACGGCCTGGACGAATGGCAGCAGCGGGCGTTCTGGCGGCTCGGACTGCATCCCGGGGCGGACATCACCGCGGACTGCGCGGCGGCGCTGCTGGAATCGGACCGGGCCGAGGCGGAGAGGCTGCTCGACGATCTCCTCGACCACCACCTGATCTCGGAGCCCCGCCGAGGTCGGTACAGATTCCACGACCTCATCGGCGAGTACGCCCGCCTGCTGTCGAACCGGGAGCCGGAGAGCGCGCGAGCCGAGGTGCTCCGCCGGGTCCTCGACCACTACCTTCTCATGGCCGACACCGCCGACCGGCTGCTCTACCCGCACCGCACCCGCGGCCCGGCCGAGCTGTTCCACCCGCCGGGCCCCAGACCCGGCATCGCCACCGAGGAGCAGGCCCTCTCCTGGATGAACGCCGAAGTGGACAACCTGCTCCTCGTCACGCGCTACGCCGCCGATCACGGGTGGACAGGGCACGCGGCACTGCTTCCACGCGTCCTCGGCCGATATCTCGACGTGTGGGTCCGCTGGGCGGAGGCGGCCGAGCTCCACACGCGCGCCGTGGAGGCGTGGCGCGAGCTGGGGAATCACTCGGGGACCGCGTACGCGCTGGCCGACCTCAGCGTGGTGCGGCGGCAGACCGGCCGACATGAGGAGGCGCTCCGGCTGGCGGACGAGGCGCTGACGATCCAGCGTGCCCTCGACGACGAGCGGGCCATCGCCGACCTGCTCGACAACAGCGGCCTGGTGTACTGGCAACGTTCCGAGTTCGACGTCGCCCTGGACTGCTTCGAGCAGGCGCTGCGACTGCGCAGGGCGCTGGCCGACCGTCACGGTCAGGCCGCCAGCCTCACCCATATCGGGATCATCCACTCGCATCGGGGGGACTACCCGAAGGCCACCGAGCACCTGCTGGGGGCGCTCGGGTTGTACCGGCAGGACGGCGACCGGCGCGGGCAGCAGGTCGCGTTGAACAACATCGGCGAGATCGAGTTCAAGCTGGGCAACCACACCACCGCGCTGGGTCACTACGAGGAGGCCGGGTCCGTCTACCCCGACATGGGCCCGCAGAACAAGGCCATCTGGCTCAACAACGTCGCCAACGTCTACCAGCTCCTGAACCGGCACGCCGACGCTCTCGAGTGCTACAGACAGGCACTGCGGATTTACGGTGACATCGGCGACCGGCGGCACGAGGTGGACGCCCTCAACAACATCGGCAATTGCTACGCGCGCATGGGCAGGGACGGGGACGCGCTCGTCCATCACCAGAAGGCGTTACGCATCTCGACCGAGATATCGGAACGCCGCGAGGAGAGCCAGGCCCTTCTCAGTATCGGCGGCATCCATCATCGCGCGAATCACCACGACGCCGCCCTGGCCCATTATGAGAAGGCCCTTGCCGTGGCGCACGCCATCGGGGACGTCCACCAGGAGGCCCGCACGCTCGACGAGATGGGCACCGCGCTTGCCGACGTCGGCAAGGAGGCGCGGGCAGAGGAGTGCTGGCGGAGGGCACTTGATCTCTACGAGTCTCTCGGCGTGGTGGAGGCGGAGCTCGTCCGGGCGAGACTCGCCAGGTAG
- a CDS encoding RNA polymerase sigma factor translates to MEVERICDATIIERSRHEPDRFADLYDRHAEEIHRYVTRRLGRETADDITAETFLAAFRRRDRYDLTCDDARPWLYGMATNLIGKHRRAEVRFFRAIARTGVDPAIESIAEEVTERVGAQSVRRQLADALARLNAGQRDVLLLVAAGGLDQEQVAAALGIAVGTVHSRLHRARKKMREALGGVNPTDPAQKEGNR, encoded by the coding sequence GTGGAGGTCGAGCGGATCTGTGACGCGACCATCATCGAGCGGTCCCGTCATGAGCCCGACCGGTTTGCCGACCTGTATGACAGGCACGCGGAGGAGATACATCGATACGTCACGCGCCGGCTAGGGCGGGAAACGGCAGACGACATCACGGCCGAGACCTTCCTCGCGGCGTTCCGCCGCCGGGACCGGTACGACCTGACCTGCGACGACGCCCGCCCCTGGCTGTATGGCATGGCCACCAACCTGATCGGCAAGCACCGGCGCGCGGAGGTGCGGTTCTTTCGTGCCATCGCGCGCACCGGAGTCGACCCCGCTATCGAGTCGATCGCCGAGGAGGTGACCGAGCGGGTCGGCGCGCAGAGCGTCCGGCGGCAACTGGCTGACGCCCTGGCCCGCCTCAACGCGGGGCAGCGCGACGTGCTGCTGCTGGTCGCGGCGGGCGGCCTCGATCAGGAGCAGGTGGCCGCGGCACTCGGCATTGCCGTCGGGACCGTACATTCCCGGCTGCATCGCGCTCGAAAGAAGATGCGTGAAGCGCTGGGCGGAGTGAACCCCACTGATCCTGCACAGAAGGAAGGCAACCGATGA
- a CDS encoding AraC family transcriptional regulator has product MSCLVVGVDVEFTVRLENGPCQVARTALVAARVRHRIVAHGDRMAFCYLDPASARERACRRMMSGNAELARGHRHELELSRLAAMMDGDTSVSAVRHWLDLAGPDDRAEIRDARIRHVTRRLSEDAGQQFSAGKLAAEVGLSVSTFLRLFRAQTGTTFRRYRLWTRMLRMATLLETWPDLSTAAVEAGFASPSHFSSAFHAMFGLRPSRLLARDVTIRAT; this is encoded by the coding sequence GTGAGCTGTCTGGTGGTGGGCGTCGACGTGGAGTTCACCGTCCGGCTGGAGAACGGCCCCTGCCAGGTCGCCCGTACCGCATTGGTAGCGGCTCGGGTGCGACACCGGATCGTCGCCCACGGGGACCGGATGGCTTTCTGCTACCTGGACCCCGCCTCGGCACGGGAGCGGGCGTGTCGTCGGATGATGAGCGGGAACGCCGAGCTCGCCCGAGGGCACAGACACGAGCTCGAACTCTCGCGGCTGGCCGCGATGATGGACGGGGATACCTCGGTTTCGGCTGTCCGGCACTGGTTGGATCTCGCCGGTCCCGACGACCGCGCGGAGATCAGGGACGCACGGATCCGGCATGTTACCCGCCGGCTGTCGGAGGATGCCGGGCAGCAGTTCTCGGCGGGGAAACTGGCGGCGGAGGTCGGCCTGTCCGTGTCGACGTTCCTCCGGCTCTTCCGGGCCCAGACGGGGACGACGTTCCGCCGCTACCGCCTGTGGACGCGCATGCTGCGGATGGCCACCCTGCTGGAGACATGGCCGGATCTGAGCACGGCGGCCGTGGAGGCAGGCTTCGCCAGCCCCTCCCACTTCAGCAGCGCCTTCCACGCGATGTTCGGTCTCCGGCCCAGCCGGCTCCTGGCCCGGGACGTGACGATCAGAGCCACGTAG
- a CDS encoding ATP-binding protein, whose protein sequence is METTDSVNNYSRVRFLARDTSRAMSADSSSRNQRPEDHVNELNGTVLGSAVQARDVHGGIHLHQASTPLPRPTQLPAGGILVDRAETLALLDAVCSVRGGTGVPKVAVVSGPAGIGKTAVALHWSHREHGAFPDGQLFADLRGHAVDAPVQPAEVLGRFIRAFGVAPGRIPGDLAERSALYQSLVSGRRLVVVLDDALSAAQVSPLLPASADSIAIVTSRWRLAGLLMRGARGIQLGRLSPAAALTLLERTVGDDRVHGEPEAAGELVELCARLPLALCVAAARLSTRPHWPLSEMVEALSHERRRLNELSVEDDMTIRAALTLSYRGLSPREAARVYRLLGLFPGTTFDSRAVAATAGLPLVQARHLLEVLTDANLLDDVPGGHYRFHDLTRLHARELAEQLDSEATREETARRALDWFLYTTWSASQVVLPYRRVSREAVIHEPAEPVVFTGPVQALDWLEDEFANLRAAVRAAFERGLFDVAWQLVDGLWPLFQYRGHHAERLEVDSLGLAAARACSDSLGEAKMLNRTGLALRTLGRLDEAADDFRGALEIWRREGNRQRVAGSLRRLGLVEKDRGRVDEAIALFREALDGYRAVGGSRKVALTLCDLGDAMTGRDRQAEAVECLTEARRLLTPEPDPYNQARVLVLLGRARAGGPTAAADLLERALEEMRRIGSDNGEAQALEALGDLALENGHRDDARERYEDARRILVRRGARSGRLDDQLSRLGGN, encoded by the coding sequence ATGGAAACAACCGATTCGGTCAACAATTATTCGCGGGTGCGGTTTCTCGCCCGTGACACGAGCAGGGCGATGAGTGCCGACTCCAGTTCCAGGAACCAGCGACCCGAAGATCATGTCAACGAGCTGAACGGAACCGTGCTGGGGTCGGCGGTCCAGGCCCGGGACGTCCACGGCGGGATCCACCTGCATCAGGCATCCACCCCCCTGCCGCGGCCGACCCAGCTGCCGGCCGGCGGCATCCTGGTTGATCGTGCCGAGACGCTCGCCCTGCTGGACGCCGTGTGTTCCGTCCGGGGAGGGACGGGGGTGCCCAAGGTCGCTGTCGTCAGCGGCCCGGCAGGCATCGGCAAGACCGCGGTGGCGTTGCACTGGTCGCATCGGGAGCACGGCGCCTTCCCGGACGGTCAGCTCTTCGCCGACCTGCGTGGGCACGCCGTGGACGCCCCCGTACAACCGGCGGAGGTGCTGGGGCGGTTCATCCGCGCCTTCGGGGTCGCGCCCGGCCGGATCCCCGGTGACCTGGCGGAGCGTTCGGCGCTCTACCAGTCGCTGGTGAGCGGGCGCCGTCTGGTCGTCGTGCTGGACGACGCCCTGTCGGCGGCCCAGGTGAGCCCGCTGCTGCCGGCATCCGCGGACAGCATCGCGATCGTCACCAGCCGGTGGCGGCTGGCGGGGCTGCTGATGCGCGGGGCGAGAGGGATCCAGCTGGGCCGGCTCAGTCCGGCCGCGGCGCTGACGCTGCTGGAACGGACCGTCGGCGACGACCGGGTGCACGGTGAGCCGGAGGCGGCCGGCGAGCTGGTGGAACTGTGCGCGCGACTACCGCTCGCCCTGTGCGTGGCCGCCGCCCGGCTGTCCACCAGGCCACACTGGCCGCTGTCGGAAATGGTGGAGGCCCTCAGCCACGAGCGGCGGCGCCTCAACGAGCTGTCGGTGGAGGACGACATGACGATCCGGGCCGCTCTCACGCTCTCCTACAGGGGACTCTCCCCGCGGGAGGCGGCACGTGTCTACCGGCTGCTCGGGCTCTTCCCCGGCACCACCTTCGACAGCCGGGCGGTAGCCGCAACGGCGGGGCTCCCACTTGTCCAGGCCCGTCACCTGCTGGAGGTCCTGACGGACGCCAACCTGCTCGACGACGTGCCCGGCGGGCACTATCGCTTCCACGACCTGACCCGGCTGCACGCCCGGGAGCTGGCCGAGCAACTGGATTCCGAGGCGACCCGTGAGGAGACCGCGCGAAGGGCGCTCGACTGGTTCCTGTACACCACCTGGAGCGCGAGCCAGGTCGTGCTGCCGTACCGTCGGGTCTCCCGGGAGGCGGTGATCCACGAGCCCGCCGAGCCGGTCGTCTTCACCGGCCCGGTGCAGGCGCTCGACTGGCTGGAGGACGAGTTCGCCAACCTCAGGGCCGCCGTCCGTGCCGCGTTCGAGCGAGGTCTGTTCGACGTGGCCTGGCAGCTGGTCGACGGCCTCTGGCCCCTGTTCCAATACCGCGGCCATCACGCGGAACGGCTGGAGGTCGACAGTCTGGGCCTGGCGGCGGCGCGCGCCTGCTCGGACTCCCTGGGCGAGGCCAAGATGCTGAACCGGACCGGTCTGGCGCTGCGCACCCTCGGCCGGCTGGACGAGGCCGCCGACGACTTCCGAGGAGCGTTGGAGATCTGGCGTCGCGAGGGAAACCGGCAGCGGGTGGCCGGCAGCCTGCGCCGGTTGGGCCTGGTGGAGAAGGATCGGGGGCGGGTCGACGAGGCCATCGCGCTCTTCAGGGAGGCACTCGACGGCTATCGCGCGGTGGGCGGGTCACGCAAGGTGGCTCTGACATTGTGCGACCTCGGCGACGCGATGACCGGGAGGGATCGCCAAGCGGAGGCCGTCGAATGCCTGACGGAGGCGCGACGGCTCCTCACGCCGGAACCCGACCCCTACAACCAGGCACGCGTGCTCGTCCTGCTCGGCCGCGCGCGGGCCGGAGGACCCACGGCGGCGGCCGATCTCCTGGAACGGGCGCTGGAGGAGATGCGGCGGATCGGCTCGGACAACGGCGAGGCCCAGGCCTTGGAAGCACTCGGAGACCTCGCTCTGGAGAACGGCCACCGGGACGACGCTCGTGAACGTTACGAGGACGCGCGGCGGATCCTCGTCCGGCGGGGGGCCCGGAGCGGAAGGCTGGACGATCAGCTGTCCCGCCTGGGCGGAAACTGA
- a CDS encoding carbohydrate kinase family protein, with protein MTRGILVAGAVSFYMSVGVREFPVRYAATSSPRWSCAGVSGAAGHIARTLKTLGDDVRLCTVVGRDLIGAGITTELGRAGLLGPGIVESAESSSGVTLVTPDGRRMGFPHLAPVDRVAYSPDLFEAQARGADLLVLTNAKFVRDLVRPAARLGVPIAVDVHLIHDLGDEYNRPWLEAARIVFCSHERLPCPPERWMAKMFRRYPRCQVVGVGLGERGAVLGMRDGLLVRAEAVTPREVVNTTGAGDALFATFLHVWLNTGDPVRALRAAVVHAGWKVGSRTPVTASLTCEELSRLAAARSPHVVTGRWDPRPPTVRRDVGTA; from the coding sequence ATGACCCGCGGGATCCTCGTGGCCGGTGCCGTCAGCTTCTACATGTCCGTGGGAGTGAGGGAGTTCCCGGTCCGGTACGCCGCCACGTCGTCGCCACGCTGGTCATGCGCCGGCGTGTCAGGGGCCGCGGGCCACATCGCGCGGACCCTGAAGACGCTCGGCGACGACGTGCGTCTGTGCACCGTGGTCGGCCGCGATCTCATCGGCGCGGGTATAACGACCGAACTCGGCCGTGCGGGCCTGCTCGGACCCGGGATCGTCGAGAGCGCCGAATCGTCGTCGGGCGTGACACTCGTCACGCCCGACGGCCGTCGCATGGGTTTCCCGCATCTGGCGCCCGTCGACCGGGTCGCGTATTCGCCGGACCTCTTCGAGGCGCAGGCCCGTGGCGCGGACCTTCTGGTCCTGACGAACGCGAAGTTCGTCCGGGACCTGGTGCGGCCCGCGGCTCGACTCGGCGTTCCCATCGCCGTGGACGTCCACCTCATCCACGATCTCGGCGACGAGTACAACCGTCCGTGGCTGGAGGCCGCGCGGATCGTCTTCTGCAGCCACGAGCGCCTTCCCTGTCCGCCCGAGCGGTGGATGGCGAAGATGTTCCGGCGCTACCCACGCTGCCAGGTGGTGGGCGTCGGGCTCGGCGAGCGGGGGGCGGTGCTCGGGATGAGAGACGGGTTGCTCGTCAGGGCGGAGGCCGTGACGCCACGGGAGGTCGTGAACACCACCGGAGCCGGTGACGCGCTGTTCGCCACCTTCCTGCACGTCTGGCTGAACACCGGCGATCCGGTACGGGCCCTGCGGGCGGCGGTGGTACACGCCGGCTGGAAGGTCGGGTCCCGCACTCCGGTGACGGCGTCACTGACCTGTGAGGAACTGTCGAGGCTGGCAGCGGCGCGTTCGCCGCACGTCGTGACCGGACGCTGGGACCCCCGCCCGCCGACCGTCCGTCGGGACGTCGGGACGGCCTGA
- a CDS encoding GH1 family beta-glucosidase: protein MTQERTAFPAGFVWGTATAAYQIEGAVDADGRGPSIWDTFCRVPGAVARGESGEHACDHYHRWQEDVELMDRLGTGAYRFSLAWPRIVPDGDGRVNRRGLDFYRRLAGTLRERGIEPYVTLYHWDLPQALEDRGGWRDRDTAERFADYAEVAHEALGDTVSRWITLNEPYCSSIVGYAEGRHAPGAREGHGALAAAHHLLLGHGLAAARLRARTRPGQQVGITLNMSPTVPATGSAADADAARKMDLLVNRQFTDPLLLGAYASDMPETFGAISDFSFRREGDLELIGAPLDFLGVNYYYRIHAAATPYEQADPALRSAFDLGVRSVTPDGAATSGLGWPMEPQGLHQTLLGLTRRYPALPPIFITENGYGDDGTLDDTGRVDFLRDHLAAIRAAMTDGVDVRGYFCWSLLDNFEWARGYAARFGLVHVDYETQARTEKASFHWLREFIGKQG, encoded by the coding sequence ATGACCCAGGAACGTACCGCCTTTCCCGCCGGGTTCGTGTGGGGGACGGCCACCGCCGCCTACCAGATCGAGGGTGCCGTGGACGCCGACGGGCGCGGGCCCTCGATCTGGGACACGTTCTGCCGCGTCCCCGGCGCGGTGGCCAGGGGCGAGAGCGGCGAGCACGCCTGCGACCACTACCACCGCTGGCAGGAGGACGTGGAGCTGATGGACCGGCTCGGCACCGGTGCCTACCGCTTCTCGCTGGCCTGGCCCAGGATCGTGCCCGACGGCGACGGCCGGGTGAACCGGCGCGGCCTCGACTTCTACCGGCGGCTCGCCGGCACCCTGCGCGAGCGCGGCATCGAGCCGTACGTCACCCTCTACCACTGGGACCTGCCCCAGGCGCTGGAGGACCGCGGCGGCTGGCGCGACCGCGACACCGCCGAGCGCTTCGCCGACTACGCCGAGGTCGCGCACGAGGCGCTGGGCGACACGGTGTCGCGTTGGATCACGCTGAACGAGCCGTACTGCTCGTCCATCGTCGGCTACGCCGAAGGCCGCCACGCACCCGGCGCACGCGAGGGTCACGGCGCGCTCGCCGCCGCCCACCACCTGCTGCTGGGCCACGGCCTCGCGGCGGCCAGGCTGCGGGCCCGAACGAGGCCGGGGCAGCAGGTCGGCATCACGCTCAACATGTCGCCCACGGTGCCCGCGACCGGCTCGGCGGCCGACGCCGACGCGGCGCGCAAGATGGACCTGCTGGTCAACCGGCAGTTCACCGACCCGCTGCTGCTCGGCGCCTACGCGTCCGACATGCCGGAGACCTTCGGCGCCATCAGCGACTTCTCCTTCCGCCGCGAAGGCGACCTGGAGCTCATCGGCGCTCCGCTGGACTTCCTGGGCGTCAACTACTACTACCGCATCCACGCTGCCGCGACGCCGTACGAGCAGGCGGACCCCGCGCTGCGCTCCGCCTTCGACCTTGGGGTGCGCAGCGTCACCCCGGACGGCGCGGCGACCAGCGGACTGGGCTGGCCGATGGAGCCACAGGGGCTCCACCAGACTCTCCTCGGCCTGACCCGGCGCTACCCCGCGCTGCCGCCGATCTTCATCACCGAGAACGGCTACGGCGACGACGGGACTCTCGACGACACCGGTCGCGTCGACTTCCTGCGCGACCACCTGGCCGCCATCCGCGCCGCGATGACCGACGGTGTGGACGTGCGCGGCTACTTCTGCTGGTCGCTGCTGGACAACTTCGAGTGGGCCCGCGGGTACGCCGCCCGGTTCGGGCTCGTTCACGTCGACTACGAAACCCAGGCCCGTACCGAGAAGGCGAGCTTCCACTGGCTGCGCGAGTTCATCGGGAAACAGGGGTGA